In a genomic window of Streptomyces koelreuteriae:
- a CDS encoding diacylglycerol/lipid kinase family protein yields the protein MRALLVVNPAATTTSARTRDVLIHALASEMKLEAVTTEYRGHARDLGRQAADSEDIDLVVALGGDGTVNEVVNGLLHAGPAPGHLPGLAVVPGGSTNVFARALGLPNDAVEATGALLDALRDGSERTVGLGLASGTPGTEDETVPARWFTFNAGLGFDAGVVGRVEQHRERGRKSTHALYVRQVVRQLLGETNRRHGMITLERAGEDPVTDLVLSIVSNTSPWTFLGNRPIYAAPKASFDTGLDLFGLSRLSTAAVARYGTQLLTSSPERGPHGKHATSLHDLTEFTLHSKVPLPLQMDGDHLGLRTSVTFTGVRRALRVIV from the coding sequence ATGCGTGCACTTCTCGTGGTCAATCCGGCGGCAACCACCACCAGTGCGCGCACGCGCGACGTACTGATCCACGCGCTCGCCAGCGAGATGAAGCTGGAGGCGGTCACCACCGAGTACCGCGGCCACGCGCGCGACCTCGGCCGGCAGGCGGCGGACAGCGAGGACATCGACCTCGTGGTGGCCCTCGGCGGCGACGGCACGGTCAACGAAGTGGTCAACGGCCTCCTGCACGCCGGCCCCGCCCCGGGGCACCTCCCCGGCCTCGCCGTGGTCCCGGGCGGTTCCACCAATGTCTTCGCCCGCGCCCTCGGCCTGCCCAATGACGCCGTGGAGGCCACCGGCGCTCTGCTGGACGCCCTGCGCGACGGCAGCGAACGCACCGTCGGCCTGGGCCTGGCCTCGGGCACGCCCGGCACGGAGGACGAGACGGTGCCGGCCCGCTGGTTCACCTTCAACGCGGGGCTCGGCTTCGACGCCGGAGTGGTCGGCCGGGTGGAACAGCACCGCGAGCGCGGCCGGAAATCCACACACGCTCTCTACGTACGCCAGGTCGTGCGTCAACTCCTCGGTGAGACCAATCGCCGGCACGGCATGATCACGCTGGAGCGGGCCGGCGAGGATCCGGTCACCGATCTGGTGCTGTCCATAGTCTCGAACACCTCCCCGTGGACGTTTCTGGGGAATCGCCCGATCTACGCGGCACCTAAGGCCTCGTTCGATACCGGGCTCGATCTCTTCGGTCTCAGCCGTCTGTCCACCGCCGCTGTTGCCCGGTATGGGACCCAGTTGCTCACTTCGTCCCCCGAGCGTGGACCCCATGGCAAACACGCCACTTCCCTGCATGACTTGACCGAGTTCACCTTGCATTCCAAGGTGCCGCTCCCCCTCCAGATGGACGGTGACCACCTGGGTCTGCGAACGAGCGTGACGTTCACAGGCGTACGCCGTGCACTGCGTGTGATTGTGTGA
- a CDS encoding WhiB family transcriptional regulator, which produces MDWRHNAVCREEDPELFFPIGNTGPALLQIEEAKAVCRRCPVMEQCLQWALESGQDSGVWGGLSEDERRAMKRRAARNRARQASA; this is translated from the coding sequence ATGGACTGGCGTCACAACGCCGTTTGCCGCGAGGAAGACCCCGAGCTCTTCTTCCCCATCGGCAACACCGGTCCTGCGCTGCTGCAGATCGAGGAAGCCAAGGCCGTCTGCCGTCGCTGCCCGGTAATGGAGCAGTGTCTGCAGTGGGCGCTCGAGTCCGGCCAGGACTCCGGCGTCTGGGGTGGTCTCAGCGAGGACGAGCGCCGTGCCATGAAGCGCCGCGCCGCCCGCAACCGGGCTCGTCAGGCCTCCGCCTGA